A single genomic interval of Antechinus flavipes isolate AdamAnt ecotype Samford, QLD, Australia chromosome 1, AdamAnt_v2, whole genome shotgun sequence harbors:
- the LOC127542737 gene encoding olfactory receptor 10T2-like: protein MKLENETWIVKEFVLVGFSNLPDLKPTLFILFLLMYLISLSSNVTIITIIYLDHTLHTPMYYFLGVLSLSETCYTLVTIPNMLVHLLMENQVISIPSCWAQMFFFIGLACSNCFLLTLMGYDRYVAICHPLRYAVIMSPSVCLHLGSLVFCSGFLVAVTETCLIFSSSFCHSNRVEHFFCDIAPVLKLSCTQSAAKVLTIFFFSVIVLLASFFLILLSYAFIVAAIVRIPSAAGRRKAFSTCVSHLTVVIVHFGCASIIYLRPESGSNPDEDRMVAVFYTVVTPLLNPVVYTLRNKEVRVALKRTLGCRLRTQNN, encoded by the coding sequence ATGAAGTTGGAAAATGAGACATGGATAGTGAAAGAATTTGTGCTTGTTGGGTTTTCCAATCTTCCAGATCTGAAACCTactctcttcattctcttcctaCTCATGTACTTGATCTCACTCAGTAGCAACGTCACTATCATTACCATTATCTACCTGGATCACACCCTCCACACTCCCATGTATTACTTCTTAGGGGTCCTATCGCTCTCAGAGACTTGTTACACACTGGTCACCATTCCCAACATGCTGGTCCACCTGTTGATGGAGAACCAAGTCATTTCCATTCCTAGTTGCTGGGCTCAGATGTTCTTTTTTATAGGCCTGGCTTGTAGTAATTGTTTTCTCCTCACCTTGATGGGTTATGACCGGTACGTGGCCATCTGCCACCCACTCCGTTACGCAGTGATCATGAGTCCATCTGTTTGTCTCCATCTGGGAAGCCTGGTCTTCTGCTCAGGATTTCTGGTGGCTGTCACTGAGACTTGCCTcatattttcctcctccttctgccaCAGCAACCGAGTAGAACACTTCTTCTGTGACATTGCACCAGTTCTCAAACTCAGTTGTACTCAGAGTGCAGCCAAGGTCCTGACTATCTTCTTCTTTAGTGTGATCGTGCTGCTggcctccttcttcctcattctgCTCTCATATGCCTTCATTGTAGCTGCCATTGTGAGGATCCCTTCTGCTGCTGGACGGCGCAAAGCCTTCTCCACTTGTGTGTCTCATCTCACAGTGGTCATTGTGCATTTTGGATGTGCCTCAATAATCTATCTGAGACCAGAGTCAGGGAGCAACCCAGATGAGGACCGCATGGTGGCTGTTTTCTACACAGTTGTTACCCCATTGCTCAATCCTGTGGTGTACACCCTACGCAACAAGGAGGTCAGAGTAGCACTAAAGAGGACCTTGGGTTGCAGACTGAGGACCCAGAATAACTAA